The nucleotide sequence GTTGTCAGCCTGGCCCGAAGACGATCGGTGAAATTGCGCGACGTTGCTGGGACGAGCGCCGGGCACAGGCACAACGCGTTGCAGTTCGCCCGAGAGCGAGAACCACTTCAGCGTTTCGTTTCCACGATCACACACCAGGACTGACGGCTTGCCGGAGCGGTTGTCGATCCAGACCGCGTGCGGTTCACTCAGGTTTGAAGGAGTGTTGCCGGCCCCACCAAAACTGGAGATGTATTTTCCTTCCGGATCGAAATGGTGAACGAAGCTCGATCCATAACCGTCGCTGATGAAGAAGTCTCCGTCCGGAGTGAAGGCGGAGTTCGTCGGATGGTAGTTGCTCAGGCTCGGATATTTGGAAGCTACTGCGTCAGGCCCGATGCGACGCAGTTCTCGTCCATCGGCAGTGTTGATCGAAAGACATTGCACGTCGTGATCGGTGATCCAGTAGCGGTCTTCGCCGTGGTGATCCTCGATCTCTAAGCCATGCGCAGTTGGAAAACGCGATTCCCACGCGGCTGAGAATTTCCCGTTCTTTTCATAGCTGATCAGGTTGTTGTGCGTGTCGTTGGTGAGGAGCACGATGCGGCCGTGCCGGTCTTCGGTGATGCCGTGGCAGTCTTTTACCGGGTAGTGAGCGCGATCAAGTTGCCCCCAGTGGCGGTGTGCGCGGTAGCGGAACTCTCCCTGGCCTAGAATTTCACCGTCGCAGTCATCGTTGCTTCTTGATGGAGTGGTGGTGGCGAATAGCTCGCCAGTTCCGGCGATCGTCAACATTCCTGCAGCAGCCATCGGGCCAACTGCGTTCTTCAAGAGGGAACGGCGCGATAGAACAGTGCGATTGGTCATAAGCGCTCCAGGGCACGAGTCGAGGCCAAATCAAAACACGAGCTTCTGTTTGATCTCGTCAGGTATCGACGTTGCCGCCGAAATTTTCGTGTTGCCGGCGTAGACGTGCTGCAGTTTCGACAGGTGGACTAACGCGGGCAGGGAAGAGGGAGTCACTGATGTATCGAATAGACTCAGCGACTCCAGTTGATCCAACGATCCGAGGCTCAGCACAGTCGGATCGCCGATTCTGGTATGCATCAAGCGCAACACTCGCAAATGCTTCATGGCAGCGATCGTCGCTGACGACTTGTCGGTGATCGCAGTATTTGAAAAATCTGCAGACACAATACGGTCGCCCAGTGGGGAGAGCGCTGCTAACTCCGTGTCGCCGAACTTGGCGCCCATCCATGCCGCATTAATAACGATGTCGCCGGACACCCGCGACTGGTAGTCCACCACATTGGGCAATCGCTGCTGTGCTTGCGCAACGGCCGGCGCGAGATTCGCACGCTGCTTCGCCACCGCTGCAGGATCAACTTCTTCGAACGTTACATCGACTGGAGCGGAACTGGTCGACGTCAGCGCCACGTTCTTGATGGCATCGGTCGCTATCGTTCCCGAGGCTCCGGATGCGATCCATTGTTCGATGAGTTCTACATCGGCCGCTGGCACGGAGCGCCGATTGTCGGGAGGCATGGCGTCATCGTCCGATGAAGGCAGCTTGATGCGGCGCAAGAGTTCGCTCTTGAATTCGCCACCTTTAATGACTGCGCCATGCTTGCCGCCGCGCATGAGGGAATCGAAACTGTCGAGCCGCAGGTTCGACTTGTGTTTGCTCCTTCCATGACAGGTGACACACTGTCTGGAGAAGACCTGCTGAATTCGTGCACCGTAAAAAGTATTTGGCCCCCCGTTGAGCGAGTTGGATGCCGGTTCTTCGTCTGCAACTCCGAGCAGTCTGCCCAACGGCGCCGGCATGAATTCCGTCAGGTGGTTCTCTCCTTGCGACAGTTGGCCACCGCGGTATCCAGTAAAGGAGACCAGGCCCACCGTACCTGCCAGAACCACTAGGTAAATGCGCTCCCGTGCGAGAGCGTTCTCACTCCCGCGCAAAATCCAGCACAGCCATGCCGCTCCCGCGACGCAAACGCCAGACCACATGTGCTGCGTGACGAGTGGACCGGTGTATCCGCCACTACGAGCAAGGCACCAACCGAGACTGGCGGCTCCAATTGCGCCCAATGTCGCGACTCCGAGCACAAAATCGGCAGCCGGAAGAAGATATGGAAAACGCCGATTCCGTCCTGCCAGTTCGAGCAGGGGCACCAATAACAAAAGTGCGATCGGAATGTGTACCGAGGGCGGGTGAAAGCGCCCGAGGAATTGCATGAACTGGGCACGTTCGTTGCCATCAGGCGGCGCGAACGCCAAGAGACTCAGCAGCACCACGATCGGCGCAAGCGTCACTAGTCCGAACAAGACTCGGGCCGAGGCACCACGAATCCACTGGATCATGAAGTTTGGGAACCCCGCCGGCGAAGAAAGCTTGCTCGCACAATGTTCATGCCAGTACCTCGCCGACCACGTGGGCCGGTTTTACGCTGGTCAATTTCTGGTCCAAGCCCTGGAACGAATAATTGAGCTTGTGGTGATCGAATCCCAGGAGATAGAGAATCGTCGCGTGTAGATCGCGGACCTCAACGGGATCCTTGACGATCTCGTATCCCAGATCGTCCGTCTGGCCATAAGTGATGCCGGGTTTCACGCCGCCTCCCGCCATCCAAATTGTGAAGGCTCCCGGATGATGGTCGCGGCCGGTAAATTTCGTGACCTGCCCACTGCGATTTTCACGCATGGATGTGCGGCCAAATTCACCGCCCCAAACGATCAGCGTATCTTCCAGCATGCCGCGATCTTTCAGGTCGGATAGCAAAGCGGCAATCGGCTGATCCACTTCTGCGCAGCGTTTTACGAAACCATAATTCAGGGAATCGCCGGCGCTCGATCCGTGGCTATCCCATCCCCAATGGTAGAGCTGGATAAAGCGAACACCGCGTTCCGCCAGGCGTCGAGCCACCAGGCAATTATTGGCGAAACTCGATTCGCCGATCTTCGATCCGTACTTTGTTCGGACAGTTTCCGGTTCTTTGTGAATGTCCATGGCATCAGTCGCGTCCATCTGCATGCGGAAGGACATTTCATATTGCGCGATCCGCGTCACCGTTTCTGGATTTCCGAATGCCGCGTAGTTCTGCTGATTGAGTTCGTCGATCGCGTCCAGCATGTTTCTACGTGCCGGGACACTCACGTGGCCGGGACTCTGGAGATACAGAACAGGCTCACCATGCGAACGGCATTGCACACCCTGATAGACGCTCGGAAGAAATCCTGTGCCCCAGAGTTGCTTGCCGCCGTCAGGCGTATTTCCACCGGAGATAAGCACGATGAAACCAGGCAAATTCTGATTCTCGGTTCCGAGGCCGTACACAACCCACGACCCGAGCGAAGGATACCCAAGGCGCGCATTGCCGGTCTGTACCAGTAATTGCGCCGGCGCGTGGTTGAATTGATCGGTGCGCATCGACTTGATGAAGCACATTTCATCGAGATGTTTTTCGAGATGCGGCAGGCGATCGGAAATCCAATGACCACTTTGTCCGACTTGATGAAATGGATATTGCGGACCCATCAACTTCGGTACGCCCGTGATGAATGCGAAGCGCTTGCCTGCCAGCAACGACGCGGGACAATCCTGACCGTCGAGCCTGACGAGTTCGGGCTTGTATTCGAAAAGCTCCAATTGACTGGGCGCACCTGCCATGTGGAGGTAGATGACGCGTTTCGCACGGGCAGCAAACTGAGGTGGCAATGCGGACAATGGACTGCGTGGATCACGCTTCAAATCGAGACGAGGTGTGCCATCCGTCGAAAGTTGAAGTCCACTTGCCCATGCCGAGCGGGAAGCCATCGTGCCCAGGAATATTGAGCCCAGGCCGCCCGTCATCGATCGCAGGAAATGACGGCGCGTCTGTGCCTGTATGTTCGCGAGCTGCGCTTCACGTTGCAGCTCACTGGAGAGCCCGAGATCGCGTCGCCGTGACTTTTGTTTCTTGCCGTCGGTCATAAAGTTATCTGGTCATTGCCGCATCCAGATTCAGCAATACACTACCGATCGCCTGCAAAGCCTCAAACTCCTTCGGAGAGATGTTCGTAGCGCGCGGGGAGTTCTCCACGGTTTTCAGGCTCGCTTGCTTAAGAACCGGCTTGCCCGGAGTCTTCATCAATTGTTCGAATAGCGTTCGTAATGCCGCGAGTTCTTGCGGCGTAGGATCGCGAGACAAGACAAGTCGAGCCTCGTGTCGAAGTCGTTCCGCAAGCGTGTCTTCTCCGGCCGATCCGTGCGCTCCCTTCGCAGCGACCTCTTTCACCGTCCGTGCCGCAAGCGCCGCGGCCGCTTCGTCGTAGACAGGATCATTCAGAGTCACGAGTGCCTGCAGTGGCGTGTTGGTGGGGATGCGGCGCGGCAGGCTGGTCGCGCGGTCGGATCCATCGAAAATCTGAAAGCTCGGATACCCGCTCGTCCTCTTCACGAATGTATAGATGGCACGGCGATAGCGATTCGGACCAACCGCATCTTTCCACTTGTCGCCGTTGTAGACCGAATTCCAAATGCCGGGCGGTTGTGGCGGCATGACTGGAGGTCCACCGATCGTGCGACTCAGCAGGCCGCTGGCTACAAGTGCCTGGTCGCGAACCATTTCGGCCGTTAGTCTCTGCTGGGGGCCACGCGCCAGGAGTCGATTGCGCGGATCCTTTTCTGTAAGGGCGGGAGTGCTTGTCGCTCGCTGACGATAGGTCGCACTGGTCACGAGTTCGCGAAGCAGAGCCTTCATGTCCCAGTGCAGGTCATTCTGAAAGTGGAGCGCCATCCAATCCAGAAGTTCAGGATGGCTCGGCCCTTCGCCGACGCTTCCGAAATTCTCGAGAGTCTCGACAATTCCCGTCCCGAATAGTTGCTCCCAGTATCGATTGACAGCGACTCGTGCTGTCAGAGGCTGCCCTGGCATGAAGAACCACTGCGCAAGCGTGAGACGGTTGCGGGGAACACCGTCCGGAAATTTCGGAAAGATTGCCGGCACATCAGGCGCGAGATCCGGCCCGATCTTGTTCAGAAAGTTTCCACGCTCGAATTCAAGCGTCGTCCTTCGTTCGTAAGGTTCCTGCTCCGACATGACCGGAACATTGACACTGGGAATCTTGGCGAGGCGCTTTTCAAGATCAGTGAGCCGGGCGATCGCTTGCACGCGCTCAGGTTCCTGGCTTCGAGAAGTGAGGCGCGCATCGCCGCTCAGCGACAGTCGAACGCGCTTAATCGGCACCGGCTTGTAGTCGATTTCGCGGACTTGTTTGAGAGCAACTTCAATACGGGTGTTGGGTGTGGATCGCAAGGGTTCCGCAAGAATGCCGACAATCCAGCGCGTGCCAAAAAGTTTCGGACTGGACGCAAAACCATCCGCAGGTGCCGCGAGCTTGGGATGCTTCTTCGCGTCAAACGGCGGCGTGACGGCCGCTTCGAGATTCTCCTCCGAGTCCTGGATGAAGCAGCGGAATGCAAGCCTCTGCTTTTGCCCGTCTGCGTGTACGACAAATGCTTCAACCCGATCTACCGCAAAGCCATCCTCTGGAGTGTGACGCGACTTGTCCGCGTCGACGGGAGGCACTTCGACTCGAATCGCCGTGACTATCGGGGACGTACTCGGAGCAACCAGTTCGTAATACGACTGTGGCGGAGTCTCCGGATCAGCGAAGGCCTCTCCGTTCACCAGTCGAAATGTTTTGGCAGGAACGCCAAGTGCGCGTGCCTTGGCGAGGCGATTCTGCACAGATTTGATTCGTTCGAGTTGATCGTTGATGGACTCGGCCTTGGCGGCGGCTGGACCTTTATCTTTTCGCAATTGCGCGAGGTACTCAAGGTCTGCGGGCAAACGTTCGATCAGGGCCGGGATCTCGTTCGCCCCGGCAGACTGGATCGGCGCGGGTTTCCATTCAATTCTGTCGACCAGATCGCGGTCAGACGACACGACCAAATGAAGCAGGGGAGTAATCTCCTGCTGCATCTGTGAGGCTTCCGCATAGCGAGCCTTGTCTTTCGGAACTCGCAGATTTGGGAAATCGTCATCGCGGTCGGCGTCGCGCTGCGTGTTGAAAAATGCCAGCGACTTGTAATAGTCCGGGTGGCGGATCGGATCGTAAGGATGCGAGTGGCACTGCACGCAATTCATGGTCACGCTATTTAGCACGGACCACGTGGTGGCGACCCGGTCCATGACCGCGACCATGCGGAATTCTTCGTCATCGGTTCCGCCCTCCTGGTTGTTGGGAGTTTGCCGATGAAAGGAAGTTGCGATTCTATCTTCGAAGGTGGTGTTGGGTAGAAGGTCTCCCGCCAATTGCGTGGTCACGAACTGGTCGTAGGGCACGTTGCGATTGAAAGCATCGATAACCCAATCACGATAGGCCCACACGCCGAGGCGAAGATTGTCGGCTTCATATCCGAAGGAGTCCGCGTAGCGCGCGAGATCGAGCCACATGGACGCCCATCGCTCTCCGTAGGCAGACGATGCGAGCAGCCGGTCGACTTGCTTCTCGTAAGCGTCCGGAGCATGGTCGGCTAAAAATGCCGATTGCTCTTCCGCGGTGGGAGGCAGTCCGGTGAGGTCCAACGACACCCGGCGTAGCAAGGCGGCTCTATCCGCTTCCGGGGATGGAGTGAGTGATTCCTTTTCCAGGCGCGCCAGGATGAACCGGTCCAGTGGTTGACGAACCCAATCGCTACGCTTGACCACCGGCAACGGCTGCGATCGAGGAGGAACGAACGCCCAGTGGTCGGACCATTTCGCTCCCTCCTTTATCCACTGCCGCAGCAGCGA is from Acidobacteriota bacterium and encodes:
- a CDS encoding 6-bladed beta-propeller; translation: MTNRTVLSRRSLLKNAVGPMAAAGMLTIAGTGELFATTTPSRSNDDCDGEILGQGEFRYRAHRHWGQLDRAHYPVKDCHGITEDRHGRIVLLTNDTHNNLISYEKNGKFSAAWESRFPTAHGLEIEDHHGEDRYWITDHDVQCLSINTADGRELRRIGPDAVASKYPSLSNYHPTNSAFTPDGDFFISDGYGSSFVHHFDPEGKYISSFGGAGNTPSNLSEPHAVWIDNRSGKPSVLVCDRGNETLKWFSLSGELQRVVPVPGARPSNVAQFHRSSSGQADNHIAIASLNGMILILDGSDRVVSAVGGEPPVYIDGKLQPLQVFNYTFNHPHDVYVDSSGALYVPQWWSNQTYPIKLEPVGKG
- a CDS encoding DUF1501 domain-containing protein yields the protein MTDGKKQKSRRRDLGLSSELQREAQLANIQAQTRRHFLRSMTGGLGSIFLGTMASRSAWASGLQLSTDGTPRLDLKRDPRSPLSALPPQFAARAKRVIYLHMAGAPSQLELFEYKPELVRLDGQDCPASLLAGKRFAFITGVPKLMGPQYPFHQVGQSGHWISDRLPHLEKHLDEMCFIKSMRTDQFNHAPAQLLVQTGNARLGYPSLGSWVVYGLGTENQNLPGFIVLISGGNTPDGGKQLWGTGFLPSVYQGVQCRSHGEPVLYLQSPGHVSVPARRNMLDAIDELNQQNYAAFGNPETVTRIAQYEMSFRMQMDATDAMDIHKEPETVRTKYGSKIGESSFANNCLVARRLAERGVRFIQLYHWGWDSHGSSAGDSLNYGFVKRCAEVDQPIAALLSDLKDRGMLEDTLIVWGGEFGRTSMRENRSGQVTKFTGRDHHPGAFTIWMAGGGVKPGITYGQTDDLGYEIVKDPVEVRDLHATILYLLGFDHHKLNYSFQGLDQKLTSVKPAHVVGEVLA
- a CDS encoding PSD1 domain-containing protein gives rise to the protein MVTNTASRIRGLGLAVVVAIVVVAGWANRARFVSLFSSHQPVDFSRDIRPILNQNCTSCHGGVRQKSGISFIFREEALGTGKSGRRTIVPGDPDGSELIARVSSKDPEIRMPYHGPPLAPEQISLLRQWIKEGAKWSDHWAFVPPRSQPLPVVKRSDWVRQPLDRFILARLEKESLTPSPEADRAALLRRVSLDLTGLPPTAEEQSAFLADHAPDAYEKQVDRLLASSAYGERWASMWLDLARYADSFGYEADNLRLGVWAYRDWVIDAFNRNVPYDQFVTTQLAGDLLPNTTFEDRIATSFHRQTPNNQEGGTDDEEFRMVAVMDRVATTWSVLNSVTMNCVQCHSHPYDPIRHPDYYKSLAFFNTQRDADRDDDFPNLRVPKDKARYAEASQMQQEITPLLHLVVSSDRDLVDRIEWKPAPIQSAGANEIPALIERLPADLEYLAQLRKDKGPAAAKAESINDQLERIKSVQNRLAKARALGVPAKTFRLVNGEAFADPETPPQSYYELVAPSTSPIVTAIRVEVPPVDADKSRHTPEDGFAVDRVEAFVVHADGQKQRLAFRCFIQDSEENLEAAVTPPFDAKKHPKLAAPADGFASSPKLFGTRWIVGILAEPLRSTPNTRIEVALKQVREIDYKPVPIKRVRLSLSGDARLTSRSQEPERVQAIARLTDLEKRLAKIPSVNVPVMSEQEPYERRTTLEFERGNFLNKIGPDLAPDVPAIFPKFPDGVPRNRLTLAQWFFMPGQPLTARVAVNRYWEQLFGTGIVETLENFGSVGEGPSHPELLDWMALHFQNDLHWDMKALLRELVTSATYRQRATSTPALTEKDPRNRLLARGPQQRLTAEMVRDQALVASGLLSRTIGGPPVMPPQPPGIWNSVYNGDKWKDAVGPNRYRRAIYTFVKRTSGYPSFQIFDGSDRATSLPRRIPTNTPLQALVTLNDPVYDEAAAALAARTVKEVAAKGAHGSAGEDTLAERLRHEARLVLSRDPTPQELAALRTLFEQLMKTPGKPVLKQASLKTVENSPRATNISPKEFEALQAIGSVLLNLDAAMTR